The proteins below are encoded in one region of Streptomyces marianii:
- a CDS encoding ATP-binding protein codes for MTVSAALPQQGQTRRLGISGTRGVVGRCRDFSATALADWEWLPPGGLARPPEEFPGEDPYAWDTSTDTEPDWDDERRAISEDVLMVVSELVTNACLHAGGPLELVLNCTPERLRIEVSDGSPVPPRPRPHADPAVPGGHGLVVLGRLARAWGSVPRDSGKTVWAEVTAPRRP; via the coding sequence GTGACCGTGAGCGCGGCGCTTCCGCAGCAGGGCCAGACCCGCCGTCTCGGGATCTCGGGGACGAGGGGCGTGGTCGGCCGCTGCCGGGACTTCAGCGCGACGGCCCTCGCCGATTGGGAATGGCTGCCGCCCGGCGGTCTCGCCAGGCCCCCGGAGGAGTTCCCGGGGGAAGACCCGTACGCCTGGGACACGAGCACCGACACCGAACCGGACTGGGACGACGAACGGCGGGCGATTTCCGAGGACGTCCTGATGGTGGTGTCCGAGCTGGTCACCAACGCCTGTCTGCATGCCGGAGGGCCGTTGGAGCTCGTCCTCAACTGCACCCCCGAGCGGCTTCGCATCGAGGTCAGCGACGGCAGCCCCGTGCCGCCCCGGCCGCGTCCGCACGCCGACCCCGCCGTACCCGGCGGGCACGGACTCGTGGTGCTGGGCCGGCTCGCCCGGGCGTGGGGCTCGGTGCCCCGGGACTCCGGGAAGACGGTGTGGGCGGAGGTCACGGCCCCCCGCCGGCCGTGA
- a CDS encoding STAS domain-containing protein, with protein sequence MVSAQDGWAGSDSSGGGRFTVTARPGPEPGIVVVALTGELDHDTAEPLRTALDDAIAGGARRILVDCAELLFCDSTGLNVLLRARLAAQESEARVELAALRPQVARMLTITGAGAVFPRYASLGEALAGPRQE encoded by the coding sequence ATGGTGTCAGCACAGGACGGTTGGGCCGGTAGCGACAGCAGCGGTGGTGGCCGGTTCACGGTCACGGCCCGGCCCGGCCCGGAACCGGGCATCGTGGTGGTCGCACTCACCGGCGAGCTCGACCACGACACGGCGGAACCGCTGCGTACGGCCCTGGACGACGCGATCGCCGGCGGGGCGCGGCGGATCCTCGTCGACTGCGCGGAGCTGCTGTTCTGCGACTCCACCGGGTTGAACGTGCTGCTGCGCGCGAGACTCGCCGCGCAGGAGAGCGAGGCCCGCGTGGAGCTCGCGGCGCTGCGGCCGCAGGTGGCCCGCATGCTCACCATCACCGGTGCGGGGGCGGTCTTCCCCCGGTACGCGAGCCTCGGCGAGGCGCTCGCGGGCCCACGACAGGAGTGA